DNA sequence from the Pedobacter schmidteae genome:
ATGACCAACGCAGAAGTTTTTCGACTGTTTTTAAATATAAATTACAGCGTGACGGCCAAACCAGTTTCCGTGTTTTTGCGAGAAATCAAAAGGGAGTTTATATAGGCGATGGATATAAAAAAGTTGTTGTGAATGGAAAAACAAGCTATAAGGTGTTTTTAAATAGAAACATTTATTTGCCTGATACGGTTGCAAAAGTATTGCCATCATTCTTTTCATTAAATGAAGGAACGTTGTTTAGTTATAACGATGGCGCGGCCAATGCGGCCAAAATTGATTTTGGAATTTACAGAAAAGCCTATACCAATTCATCAGGCGGGACAGAATATGCTGTAAATCTATACTCTATCAGTACGCCTACAAGTCCTTTAACCGTATATGATGTGAGTACCTGGAACCCAAAACGAACTACCAAATTTAGTGCTCCGATTGCAACTCAGGCGGCTATCTTTGGTGGTAATGCAGTTTCGGGATCCACCATTGAAACATTGGCAAAAGCACGAACGATTAATCTCAATGCAACTGTAGGCACAACTTCGGCCAATGGATTGGCTACTGGAAGTGCTGTGTTTTTCCTGACACCCGAAGGTAAATATGGTATGATGCTGATCAATTCAGTCACTTCTGATTTTGATAAAAAACCATTATTGAATGTAAGTGTAAAAATGCAAAACTAATTAGTACAGGTTTAAAGAGCTAACTAGTCTGTGTTTAAAAAAGGCTGTATCATTAAGCTGATTTATGCAAATCCTTGTGCGCTTCGTCATCCTGAATTTATTTCAGGATGACGACCGGATTAATGGTACAGCCCCATTTGTGTATTTCGTATTCCCGATCACTCCCGCCTTACACACTCACTTGCCAGGAGTAACGATGTTCTGTTAAATACTGTTTTAAATAGCCGGTTTGCTCATTCGATTTTAATCGGTTAATGGCCATCATTTTACTTCTTCTGATGGACTCTTTACTCAACCCAAGGTTAGTGGCTATGTCTTCAATCAACATTGGCATATCATTCTCCAGCCCATAATACATGCGCAAAATCCGGGCTTCCCGTTCGGTCAGGTTTTGTAACATCGCGGTTAGCGATAGTTGCTTGCCCTCCATTTCTATAGCCGCGTCCGGCGCTTTAAAGGTATGGTCCTGTAAAAAATTCAATATACCCGGTTTTTCCTCATCGTCTGTTGTTTCAAGTGGAATGCCAAATGGCGCGTCCATCAAATAATCTTTCACTTTTTCAACAGCTATTCCGGTATATTCCGATAGTTCATCAACCGTCGGTAGGCGTTCCAGTTGTTGTTCCAAATGGCCTTGCGCTTTATAAACTTCAAAAATATCGTCTCGTTGATTGGTAGGTCGGCGAATCATGCGGCGTTGCTCGCCAATGGTGTGCATAATCGACTGACGGATCCACCATACTGCAAAAGAAATAAACTTAAATCCTTTGGTTTCATCAAAACGTTCGGCGGCTTTTACCAATCCCATATTTCCTATAGAAACCAGGTCGGGTAGCGAAAGTCCCTGACCTTCATATTTTTTGGCTACCGAGACCACGAAACGAAGGTTGGAGTTGATGAGCCGATGAAATGCTGCTTTATCACCCGCCTTAATTTTTTTTGCCAAGGCTATTTCTTCCTCAGCGCTCAATACATTGTATTTGGCAATGTCGCTTAAATAACGCTGCAGGGAGTCGTGACTGCGATTGGTAATGGACTGCCCGATTTTTAATGCTCTCATAATAACGCTCTCCTTGATAACCAAAGGTTTTACGCCCGGTTATCCCATTTGTTTAACATACTCAGCTTAATATTTGGTAGGTCAAATTTGTAGAATCGTATATATTATTTCTATTGTTATTGCAAAATCAGGAGAATATTCTTTTTGTGGCTATCTGTGCAGATAAAATATCTGTTTGACTTGCTTGAATTGTCCAAATCAGGGAAAATTATCTTTGTTGGATTTTTTATAGTGGCTATTATTGGAGTATTGTGCGACCCATATCGTGTCAAATAGGCAACTACATCACCAGGTTAATCAGATGGACGCCGAAACAATTGGTGTTTTTTTTTGTTAATGATTT
Encoded proteins:
- a CDS encoding RNA polymerase sigma factor RpoD/SigA; this translates as MRALKIGQSITNRSHDSLQRYLSDIAKYNVLSAEEEIALAKKIKAGDKAAFHRLINSNLRFVVSVAKKYEGQGLSLPDLVSIGNMGLVKAAERFDETKGFKFISFAVWWIRQSIMHTIGEQRRMIRRPTNQRDDIFEVYKAQGHLEQQLERLPTVDELSEYTGIAVEKVKDYLMDAPFGIPLETTDDEEKPGILNFLQDHTFKAPDAAIEMEGKQLSLTAMLQNLTEREARILRMYYGLENDMPMLIEDIATNLGLSKESIRRSKMMAINRLKSNEQTGYLKQYLTEHRYSWQVSV